One stretch of Paroedura picta isolate Pp20150507F chromosome 13, Ppicta_v3.0, whole genome shotgun sequence DNA includes these proteins:
- the LOC143822964 gene encoding zona pellucida sperm-binding protein 3-like isoform X1, translating to MGLWEGSFVAICVWSIVVAGAQRAPANSLFYNCNQTSVHLVVKTDPWNTGLKLNPQFLSLGSCASSFENGQQGYFHFQYGFRECGFARLKSGKMIEHFTNLVYRPPSLRGRFYSNAFTERINCTDFEASVTPSQMALVTGELSGLSVLIFTMKLMNKDFSAPSDVKVVLLGSQVNIEFAVQRSVHQPLRVFVDECTAAATPELHRSPRNYSIITNHGCLMDGLIGNSMFLPRPAPEVIRLSLQAFGFVGINTDIYIHCQVLVWDPKVLTDPLKKACSFHKDIKRWELLDDPSSSMCSCCESVCQSSRSRQKRDLEAPGLHYHMVVGHLKIQKPAQNTGRYEWDSNSSLAVRSHKAGGKQNVMPPAVGALLLEVAIIAVLSFGFCFYNGYQKRLCPRKREACQNLDTRPLVEAEHGCGSINTDVE from the exons ATGGGGTTATGGGAAGGGTCATTTGTGGCCATCTGTGTCTGGAGTATAGTGGTTGCTGGTGCTCAAAGAG CCCCTGCAAACTCGCTGTTCTACAACTGCAACCAAACCAGCGTCCATTTGGTTGTCAAGACGGACCCTTGGAACACTGGCCTCAAGCTCAACCCCCAGTTCCTGAGCCTGGGCAGCTGTGCCTCCTCCTTTGAGAATGGCCAGCAAGGCTACTTCCATTTCCAGTACGGCTTCAGGGAGTGTGGCTTTGCGCGGCTG AAATCTGGCAAAATGATTGAGCATTTCACCAACCTGGTCTACAGACCTCCATCCCTCCGAGGCAGGTTCTACAGCAACGCTTTTACTGAGAGGATAAACTGCACTGACTTTGA GGCCAGCGTGACTCCTTCACAGATGGCATTGGTGACTGGGGAGCTTTCTGGTTTGAGTGTGCTTATTTTCACTATGAAGCTAATGAACA AGGACTTCAGTGCTCCGTCGGATGTGAAGGTCGTTCTCCTGGGTTCTCAAGTCAATATAGAATTTGCAGTGCAGAGATCCGTCCACCAGCCCCTGCGAGTATTCGTGGATgaatgcacagctgctgccacaccAGAACTTCACCGATCTCCAAGGAACTATAGCATTATTACTAACCACGG GTGTCTCATGGATGGCCTGATAGGAAATTCCATGTTCCTTCCAAGGCCAGCTCCTGAAGTGATCCGTCTCTCTCTGCAGGCTTTTGGATTTGTAGGCATAAACACTGAT ATCTACATTCATTGCCAGGTCCTAGTTTGGGACCCAAAAGTCCTCACAGATCCCCTGAAGAAGGCCTGCTCATTTCATAAAGACATCAAGAG gtggGAACTCTTAGATGATCCCTCCAGCTCCATGTGCAGCTGTTGTGAGTCAGTATGCCAGTCTTCTAGATCTCGACAGAAAAGAGATCTGGAAG CACCTGGTCTGCATTACCATATGGTGGTTGGCCACCTGAAGATTCAGAAACCAGCTCAGAACACAGGCCGCTATGAATGGGATTCAAACAGTTCTCTAGCGGTCAGAAGTCACAAAG CAGGTGGAAAACAGAACGTGATGCCCCCAGCTGTCGGTGCCCTGCTCCTAGAAGTGGCCATAATTGCTGTGCTGTCCTTTGGCTTCTGCTTCTACAACGGCTATCAGAAAAGACTTTGCCCCCGCAAGAGGGAAGCCTGTCAGAACCTGGACACTCGGCCACTGGTGGAAGCTGAGCACGGCTGCGGAAGTATCAATACTGATGTAGAATAA
- the LOC143822964 gene encoding zona pellucida sperm-binding protein 3-like isoform X2, translating to MGLWEGSFVAICVWSIVVAGAQRAPANSLFYNCNQTSVHLVVKTDPWNTGLKLNPQFLSLGSCASSFENGQQGYFHFQYGFRECGFARLKSGKMIEHFTNLVYRPPSLRGRFYSNAFTERINCTDFEASVTPSQMALVTGELSGLSVLIFTMKLMNKDFSAPSDVKVVLLGSQVNIEFAVQRSVHQPLRVFVDECTAAATPELHRSPRNYSIITNHGCLMDGLIGNSMFLPRPAPEVIRLSLQAFGFVGINTDIYIHCQVLVWDPKVLTDPLKKACSFHKDIKRWELLDDPSSSMCSCCESVCQSSRSRQKRDLEAPGLHYHMVVGHLKIQKPAQNTGRYEWDSNSSLAVRSHKGDLARHI from the exons ATGGGGTTATGGGAAGGGTCATTTGTGGCCATCTGTGTCTGGAGTATAGTGGTTGCTGGTGCTCAAAGAG CCCCTGCAAACTCGCTGTTCTACAACTGCAACCAAACCAGCGTCCATTTGGTTGTCAAGACGGACCCTTGGAACACTGGCCTCAAGCTCAACCCCCAGTTCCTGAGCCTGGGCAGCTGTGCCTCCTCCTTTGAGAATGGCCAGCAAGGCTACTTCCATTTCCAGTACGGCTTCAGGGAGTGTGGCTTTGCGCGGCTG AAATCTGGCAAAATGATTGAGCATTTCACCAACCTGGTCTACAGACCTCCATCCCTCCGAGGCAGGTTCTACAGCAACGCTTTTACTGAGAGGATAAACTGCACTGACTTTGA GGCCAGCGTGACTCCTTCACAGATGGCATTGGTGACTGGGGAGCTTTCTGGTTTGAGTGTGCTTATTTTCACTATGAAGCTAATGAACA AGGACTTCAGTGCTCCGTCGGATGTGAAGGTCGTTCTCCTGGGTTCTCAAGTCAATATAGAATTTGCAGTGCAGAGATCCGTCCACCAGCCCCTGCGAGTATTCGTGGATgaatgcacagctgctgccacaccAGAACTTCACCGATCTCCAAGGAACTATAGCATTATTACTAACCACGG GTGTCTCATGGATGGCCTGATAGGAAATTCCATGTTCCTTCCAAGGCCAGCTCCTGAAGTGATCCGTCTCTCTCTGCAGGCTTTTGGATTTGTAGGCATAAACACTGAT ATCTACATTCATTGCCAGGTCCTAGTTTGGGACCCAAAAGTCCTCACAGATCCCCTGAAGAAGGCCTGCTCATTTCATAAAGACATCAAGAG gtggGAACTCTTAGATGATCCCTCCAGCTCCATGTGCAGCTGTTGTGAGTCAGTATGCCAGTCTTCTAGATCTCGACAGAAAAGAGATCTGGAAG CACCTGGTCTGCATTACCATATGGTGGTTGGCCACCTGAAGATTCAGAAACCAGCTCAGAACACAGGCCGCTATGAATGGGATTCAAACAGTTCTCTAGCGGTCAGAAGTCACAAAG GTGACCTGGCCCGCCACATTTAA